A window of Deltaproteobacteria bacterium PRO3 genomic DNA:
GTAAGCCTGAGCGCCGGGCTGTGAAAAAGCGAGGTTAAGGTTGGAACTAAGGCCCCGGCCAAGACGGGCCACGTCGAGATTGTGCCCCATGAATGCCCCCTGATTGTCCCCTTGTCGTGATTCGAGGACTCATCGGAGGGGGGGAGGGAAAGTTGTGCGAAGTGATTTAACCCAAATATTTCTTTCAATTTCAATACTCAATGATTATAATTAAATTGTGATCTGAACGTCGGCTCGTCTGACCAGTAGGATCCCTCCGGGGGTGGAAACACCCCCTTTTTTTTCATAACTTCACTACTCCGAGCGGATTATTCGGGGAAGCTTGCCGACAAATCACGGGACTTAATCTTAAAAAATAGTTCTTTCCCCCTTTTTTCCTGAAATACGCATTCGGCGAGTGGTATTGGTAAAGTAGAAATGCGGCAAGGTCTGCACTCTGAATAAAATAGGAATGTTCTGAATCCCTATACACTGGATCTTCGATTAAATAATTTAGCGGCAAATCCCGATATCCTGATCCAAATTGAATTTGATTTGGAATAGGATTGTATCTTCGCATCTGACGAAGCAAGTTCTTCAGTTTTTTATCCTCTGTATGATCACAAATAATAATTCCGCGCTCATCTGGATTGTTGGGCCCACGAAAATTCCTATGCCTGATCGTGTTTTCAAACCTTTGAATAAGCGCTCTCCATGCAGACGAAAATACGTCATATTCAGGATTTTTTTCAAATTTATCAACCAAGACATTGATAATGCTTATGTCGGATAAGGAAGCCAGCTTGGCGGAATATTCCCTAATCATCGCCAACCTATCACTCCTCTTAATCCTTCTGTGCAACTCGCCTGGCTTGCTAATAAATTTTGCGGAATGAAATTCTTCCCTTAGTTTTAGGCCATACCTCTGTTTTAAATAATTTCGAAAACTTATCAGCTCGTCTAAATAATTTCTCCAACGCAACTCATGAACAACTATCCCCGTGAGGGCAAAAAACGGCGTCGGTGATTTTACCAAGCCTGAATCACCACTTTCATCAACATACATGATAAACATAAGAGGCTCCCAAGTATTAAACCCGGAAACCACGGCGAGGAAGGTCGTCGATAAAAATAGGCAATGCATCGGGATAATTCAATTATTTTTTAGAGATGCAAAGCCAACTCCGGCGACGGCGCCCGGTCCACCACCTCGAAGGCCGCGCAGCGCTGGGCGTCGAGGGCGTGGAGAAGCTTGTCCCCCTTCCGCCCCGTCTCGAAGAGCTTCACCGATAAATCCGCGCCCTCGTTGTGGTAGCAGTAGAGCTTGGAGCCGTCCGGATCCGTGTAGGTCACGCCCGCCATCTCCGCGGGGCGGTTGAGGATCCTGGCCTCGATGCGGTAGTGGCCGCGTTGGCCGCTCAAGTCCCAGCCCGAGAAATCGTAGCGGCTCTCGTTGCAGAGCAGCTGACTGATCCGGTTGAAGCGCAAAGTCCGGCCGTCTCCCAGGCGCAGCGTGATCGCGGTCAGCGGACGCAGCAGACGCCGGCCCGCTTTCACCTGCCCGGTCAAGGCCTCGAAGACCGCGCCGGAGTCCTCGTGGAATTGGTTGCAATGGCTCCAGGCCCAGCGCTCGGCGTGGCTCGTCCCCCAGAGGTGGGCCTGGCAGCCCGGAGCCCGGTCCACGCGGAAGACCCGGCCGTCGACGCTCAGCTCGCCGCTGACCCGCACCGACCAGTTGGGCGAGAGGAATTTCGTCTTGGGAAAAGGCAGGTGGTAAAACGAAGCGGGGTAAATCCGCTCGCTCGCCTCGTTGGGCAGAAACTGCAGGTCCCAGCGCAGCTCGTGGCCCCCCGAGGCCGCGCGGCCGCGCGCCCCGTTGTTGTAGACCGCGCTCTCCCCCACCTGAAAAAAAAAGATGTCCCGGTCGATCACGGCTTGCTCCGCCGTCCAGGTCTCTTTGGCGGCGATCGGCGTCCCGGGCTTGAGCAGGTCGAAGGCCACCGCCCAGACCGAGGCAGAGGGCGGTCCCAGGTCGCGGCGCGGCGCCAAGAGGGTGTAGCGCAGCCAGAAGGCCCGCTGGATCTCCGGCGCGGCGAACTTCAGGTAATACACCTCGTAGAAGGGCCGGCGCCTACCGTCCCACTGCACCATGTTGTCGAGCTCTTGCCGGTAGACGGCCATGCCTCACACCTCGCGCCTCGGCCCCCGGTCGGGGAGATAGACGCAGAACCGGGCGCCTCCCTCGTAAGTCGCGTCCAGCCAAACCCGCCCGCCCAACTTCTCCGTCGCCTTCCGCACGATGGCCAGACCCATGCCGAAGCCGGGGACCTGGCCGTGGTGGCGAAAGAAGGGCTGGAAGATCCTCTCGCGCAGCTCCGCCGGCACCCCGCTGCCGCGGTCCTCGACCCAAAGCTGGACCGCCTCGCGATCTCGGAAGCACTGTACCCGGACCGAGCCTCCCTCCGGGGAAAATTTTACGGCATTCTGCAAAAGGTTGAGGAGGATCTGTTTCACCCCCCTGCCGGAGGACCTCAAGGGGGGCCACGAGGCGGGCCATTCCACCGCGATCCGGCGCGACTCGCGGGCGGCCTGGAGGAGGCCGTCCACCTCCGCGGCCGTCTTCGCCAAGTCCACCGCCTCGCTCTCGCCCAGTACCCAGCCCACCTTCATGAAGTGGATCAGGTCGTCGATCCATTCCAGCATCTGCGCGGCGTTGGCCTCGATGCGACGCAGGTACTCCAGCCGCTTCTCCGGGGCCTCTCCGCGCCCGTTCTGCAACAGCTCGCTGAAGCCCCGGATCGAGATCAGGGGGGCCTTCAAGTCGTGGGAGATGGCGCCGACCAGGAACTGCATCTCTTCGTTGAGTGCCGCCACCTCGCGGGTCCTCGCCTCCAACTCGCGCGTGGTCGCGACATAGAATTTGAAAAGCTGGAAGGCCATGGTGAGGATGAGGGCTGCGAAACCCATCTCAATCGTATAGAAGAACCGATATACCTCCGTGGCGACGAGGATGTCGTTGACGACGCTCAGCAGGAAGAGCGCAACCCCCGCCGGCAAGGCCCAACCCTGGAAATTGCCGCGATACTGCCGAAACCAACGCCAACCCAGGAAGAAGACGTGGGGAAGGGTCCAGGCCAGGAAGAGGAAATACCAGGGACCCAGCCGCGCCTCGCCGACGCGAGTGGTGTAGCCCAGGAAGGCGAAGGTCCGGTATTCCAAAACGGGCTGGAAAAATTTTCCGTCCCAAAACAGGAAGGGCAGGAAGGCCAGGGTGGCGATGGGGACGCATTTGGAAAAATAGAAGCTCGGCGTCTCGAAATAGGTCGCCGTGAACATGACGAAGAAGATGAAGGTCGGCACCATGGCCGCGAGCTGCAGCTGGTTGCAGAACAGGCTCATCCTCAGATCGGTCGCCGAATAGAGCTCGAAGGTGGCGATGGAATAAACCGCGAGGCTGAGCGAGATGAGCCCGAACAGAAAGAAGCGAAGGCGTTGCTGGGTCCTCAGCGGCAGGATGCGCGCGAAGCCGAGATAGGCTAGGCCGTTCCAGACAAAGAGGGTGAAGAAGACAGCCGAGGGCAGGGAGACGCGGCGGATGGTATCCGGAAGCCAATCCATGCCCTCCCAGCTTGCCTGGAAGGGGGCTAAAAGCAAAGGGAGTAATTCGCGACGCGGCTCGTCAGCCGACGGACAGCACCTCGGCGACCAAGTCGTATTCGTGGGCCTCGATGACGCGCGCCTCGAGGAATTTCCCGGGATGGGCCCCGTCGCCCGAGAGGTAGGTGACGCCGTCGATCTCCGGTGCCTGGGTCGCCAGGCGCCCCTGGTAGACGAGCTCGCTCTCCTCCGAGGGCCCCTCGCAGAGCACGCTCAGGGTGCGGCCGACCAAGGCCCGGTTTTTCTTCAGCGAGATCCCCTGCTGAAGCTCCATCAGCCGCTCGAAGCGCTCGCGCTTGAGGGCCGCGGGTACCTGGTCGGGCAGCGCGGCGGCGGCGGTCCCCTCCTCCCGCGAGTACTGAAAGACCCCGAGGCGGTCGAACTCGGTCTCCGCCACGAAGCGATAGAGCTCCTCGAACTCGGCGTCGGTCTCGCCCGGATAGCCGACGATGAAGGTGCTGCGCAGGGCGATGCCGGGGATGGCCGCCTTCAACCTCTCCAACACCTGCCGCACGTAGCGCGAGGGCGAGCCGCGCTTCATCGAGCGCAGCACCCGCTCGCTGATGTGCTGCAGCGGCATGTCGACGTAAGGCACCAAGTGCCGCGACTCCCGCATCGCGGCGATCAGCGCGTCGCCGAACTCCAGTGGGTACATGTAGAGCGGCCTGAGCCAAAAATCGCCCTCGATCGCGTCGAGCCGCCGCAGCAGCTCGGCCAGGTTGCTGCCGTCGCGGAGGTCCTTGCCGTACTCGTTCAGGTCCTGGGCGATAAGGTTGAATTCTTTGACGCCGCGCCCGACCAGCTCCCGCACCTCGCGGACGATGGAACCGATCGGGCGACTCTTCAGGTCGCCGCGGATCTGCGGGATGACGCAGAAGGAACAGCGGTGGGAACAGCCCTCGGAGATTTTCAGGTAGCTGAAGTGGCCCGGGGTGGCCAGGACCCTCGGCAGATCGGGATCGGGCAGGATCTGGCGGGCCGGGGAAAAATCGGAGAGACGCTTCGCCGCGGCCGCTTCGGGAAGCAGGCGCTCGCCAACTCGGACGCGGCGAAACTTTTTGGGCGCCGCGAATTTTTCGCGCAGCATCGCGGCGAGCTTGTCGAACTCGCTTAAGCCCACGAAGAGATCGACCTCGGGCATCTCCTTGGCCAGCTCCGCGCTGTAGCGCTGGGTGAGGCAGCCCGAGGCGACCAGCACCTCGCAGCGGCCGGTCTGCTTGTGGCGGGCGGCCTCGAAGATCTGCTCGATGG
This region includes:
- the rimO gene encoding 30S ribosomal protein S12 methylthiotransferase RimO → MDTNHEKKVCLISLGCPKNLVDAELMLGGLKQDGFSFTSLPEEAEVIVVNTCGFVADSKKESIEQIFEAARHKQTGRCEVLVASGCLTQRYSAELAKEMPEVDLFVGLSEFDKLAAMLREKFAAPKKFRRVRVGERLLPEAAAAKRLSDFSPARQILPDPDLPRVLATPGHFSYLKISEGCSHRCSFCVIPQIRGDLKSRPIGSIVREVRELVGRGVKEFNLIAQDLNEYGKDLRDGSNLAELLRRLDAIEGDFWLRPLYMYPLEFGDALIAAMRESRHLVPYVDMPLQHISERVLRSMKRGSPSRYVRQVLERLKAAIPGIALRSTFIVGYPGETDAEFEELYRFVAETEFDRLGVFQYSREEGTAAAALPDQVPAALKRERFERLMELQQGISLKKNRALVGRTLSVLCEGPSEESELVYQGRLATQAPEIDGVTYLSGDGAHPGKFLEARVIEAHEYDLVAEVLSVG
- a CDS encoding HAMP domain-containing histidine kinase, whose amino-acid sequence is MDWLPDTIRRVSLPSAVFFTLFVWNGLAYLGFARILPLRTQQRLRFFLFGLISLSLAVYSIATFELYSATDLRMSLFCNQLQLAAMVPTFIFFVMFTATYFETPSFYFSKCVPIATLAFLPFLFWDGKFFQPVLEYRTFAFLGYTTRVGEARLGPWYFLFLAWTLPHVFFLGWRWFRQYRGNFQGWALPAGVALFLLSVVNDILVATEVYRFFYTIEMGFAALILTMAFQLFKFYVATTRELEARTREVAALNEEMQFLVGAISHDLKAPLISIRGFSELLQNGRGEAPEKRLEYLRRIEANAAQMLEWIDDLIHFMKVGWVLGESEAVDLAKTAAEVDGLLQAARESRRIAVEWPASWPPLRSSGRGVKQILLNLLQNAVKFSPEGGSVRVQCFRDREAVQLWVEDRGSGVPAELRERIFQPFFRHHGQVPGFGMGLAIVRKATEKLGGRVWLDATYEGGARFCVYLPDRGPRREV
- a CDS encoding DUF3800 domain-containing protein; the encoded protein is MHCLFLSTTFLAVVSGFNTWEPLMFIMYVDESGDSGLVKSPTPFFALTGIVVHELRWRNYLDELISFRNYLKQRYGLKLREEFHSAKFISKPGELHRRIKRSDRLAMIREYSAKLASLSDISIINVLVDKFEKNPEYDVFSSAWRALIQRFENTIRHRNFRGPNNPDERGIIICDHTEDKKLKNLLRQMRRYNPIPNQIQFGSGYRDLPLNYLIEDPVYRDSEHSYFIQSADLAAFLLYQYHSPNAYFRKKGGKNYFLRLSPVICRQASPNNPLGVVKL